A single region of the Malaclemys terrapin pileata isolate rMalTer1 chromosome 2, rMalTer1.hap1, whole genome shotgun sequence genome encodes:
- the NAPRT gene encoding nicotinate phosphoribosyltransferase isoform X1: MEPGRRDSLALLTDLYQFTMAYGYWRAGRQREPAEFELFFRRCPFRGGFALSAGLGECLAFLRAFRLREPEIEYLQSVLPSTVEKAFFDYLRTVDASEVTISSVPEGSIVFATVPLLQVKGPLLVVQILETTLLCLVNYASLVATNAARFRMLAGPDKKLLEFGLRRAQGPDGGLSASKYSYIGGFDGTSNVLAGKLYGVPVRGTVAHSYIMSFSSLAEVQPRTLKPLDGDEPVDFLPLAESWLRRVCQTLRVPHDRVNHGELAAFVSYAIAFPHNFQGLVDTYSVMGSGIPNFCAVALALNQLGYRTIGIRVDSGDLGKQAREIRQVLRTCSADFQVPWFATIPIAVSNDISERNLEELMQEGNEIDMIGIGTNLVTCPLQPSLDCVYKLVKVNGCPKLKLTEDEEKMTIPGSKVVYRLSDATGLAFMDLMALEEEPPPRAGQEVAVRLLGRSEEARRVTPMAVEILHRTYFKDGQQVCQALPGLLEIKSHAHASLSLLSPAHKRLQDPEPYQVAVTEKLHFLLSDLRRSSR; the protein is encoded by the exons ATGGAGCCGGGGCGGCGGGACTCGCTGGCGCTGCTCACCGACCTCTACCAGTTCACCATGGCCTACGGCTACTGGCGGGCGGGGCGGCAGCGGGAGCCGGCCGAGTTCGAGCTCTTCTTCCGCCGCTGCCCCTTTCGGGGGGGCTTCGCCCTGAGCGCGGGGCTGGGCGAGTGCCTGGCCTTCCTGCGGGCCTTCCGCCTCCGCGAGCCGG AAATCGAGTACCTGCAGTCGGTCCTGCCCAGCACTGTGGAAAAGGCTTTCTTCGATTACTTGCGCACCGTGGATGCCTCCGAAGTCACCATCTCCTCTGTGCCGGAGGGCTCCATCGTCTTCGCCACG GTTCCGCTATTGCAAGTGAAGGGGCCGCTGCTGGTGGTGCAGATCCTGGAGACCACGCTGCTGTGTCTGGTCAACTACGCCAG CCTTGTGGCCACTAACGCTGCCCGGTTCCGCATGCTTGCTGGCCCAGACAAGAAGCTGCTGGAGTTCGGGCTGCGACGTGCCCAGGGCCCGGATGGGGGCCTTTCTGCATCCAAGTACTCCTACATAGGGG GCTTCGATGGGACCAGCAACGTGCTGGCAGGGAAGCTGTATGGGGTTCCGGTGCGGGGAACCGTGGCCCATTCCTACATCATGTCCTTCTCGTCGCTGGCGGAGGTGCAGCCCCGG ACCCTGAAGCCCCTGGACGGAGATGAGCCGGTGGATTTCCTGCCCCTTGCTGAGTCGTGGCTGAGGCGAGTGTGCCAGACGCTGCGGGTCCCCCACGACAGAGTGAACCACGGGGAGCTGGCTGCCTTCGTGTCGTACGCCATCGCCTTCCCCCACAACTTCCAAGGGCTGGTGGACACTTACTCCGTCATGGG GAGTGGCATCCCAAACTTCTGCGCCGTGGCGCTGGCGTTGAACCAGCTGGGATACCGCACGATAGGGATTCGCGTGGACAGCGGAGACCTCGGCAAGCAGGCGAGGGAGATTCGCCAGGTGCTCCGGACCTGCAGTGCCGA CTTCCAGGTTCCCTGGTTTGCGACCATCCCCATTGCTGTGAGCAATGACATCAGTGAAAGGAACCTGGAGGAGTTAATGCAGGAG GGGAATGAAATTGACATGATCGGAATTGGGACCAATCTGGTGACGTGCCCGCTGCAGCCCTCCCTGGACTGTGTTTACAAG CTAGTGAAGGTGAATGGCTGCCCCAAGCTGAAGCTGACTGAAGACGAAGAGAAGATGACCATCCCGGGGAGCAAGGTGGTGTACAGGCTCTCTGATGCCACTG GTCTTGCCTTTATGGATCTCATGGCATTGGAGGAGgagcccccacccagggcagggcaggaagtgGCTGTCCGCCTGctggggaggagtgaggaggcCAGGAGGGTGACTCCCATGGCCGTGGAAATCCTGCACCGCACTTACTTTAAAGATGGACAG CAGGTTTGCCAGGCTCTTCCCGGCCTGCTGGAAATCAAGAGCCACGCGCACGCCTCTTTGAGCCTGCTCAGCCCTGCGCACAAGAGACTCCAGGACCCGGAGCCTTACCAG GTTGCTGTGACCGAGAAACTGCACTTTCTCCTCAGTGACCTGCGTCGATCCAGCCGGTGA
- the NAPRT gene encoding nicotinate phosphoribosyltransferase isoform X2 encodes MEPGRRDSLALLTDLYQFTMAYGYWRAGRQREPAEFELFFRRCPFRGGFALSAGLGECLAFLRAFRLREPEIEYLQSVLPSTVEKAFFDYLRTVDASEVTISSVPEGSIVFATVPLLQVKGPLLVVQILETTLLCLVNYASLVATNAARFRMLAGPDKKLLEFGLRRAQGPDGGLSASKYSYIGGFDGTSNVLAGKLYGVPVRGTVAHSYIMSFSSLAEVQPRTLKPLDGDEPVDFLPLAESWLRRVCQTLRVPHDRVNHGELAAFVSYAIAFPHNFQGLVDTYSVMGSGIPNFCAVALALNQLGYRTIGIRVDSGDLGKQAREIRQVLRTCSADFQVPWFATIPIAVSNDISERNLEELMQEGNEIDMIGIGTNLVTCPLQPSLDCVYKLVKVNGCPKLKLTEDEEKMTIPGSKVVYRLSDATGLAFMDLMALEEEPPPRAGQEVAVRLLGRSEEARRVTPMAVEILHRTYFKDGQVCQALPGLLEIKSHAHASLSLLSPAHKRLQDPEPYQVAVTEKLHFLLSDLRRSSR; translated from the exons ATGGAGCCGGGGCGGCGGGACTCGCTGGCGCTGCTCACCGACCTCTACCAGTTCACCATGGCCTACGGCTACTGGCGGGCGGGGCGGCAGCGGGAGCCGGCCGAGTTCGAGCTCTTCTTCCGCCGCTGCCCCTTTCGGGGGGGCTTCGCCCTGAGCGCGGGGCTGGGCGAGTGCCTGGCCTTCCTGCGGGCCTTCCGCCTCCGCGAGCCGG AAATCGAGTACCTGCAGTCGGTCCTGCCCAGCACTGTGGAAAAGGCTTTCTTCGATTACTTGCGCACCGTGGATGCCTCCGAAGTCACCATCTCCTCTGTGCCGGAGGGCTCCATCGTCTTCGCCACG GTTCCGCTATTGCAAGTGAAGGGGCCGCTGCTGGTGGTGCAGATCCTGGAGACCACGCTGCTGTGTCTGGTCAACTACGCCAG CCTTGTGGCCACTAACGCTGCCCGGTTCCGCATGCTTGCTGGCCCAGACAAGAAGCTGCTGGAGTTCGGGCTGCGACGTGCCCAGGGCCCGGATGGGGGCCTTTCTGCATCCAAGTACTCCTACATAGGGG GCTTCGATGGGACCAGCAACGTGCTGGCAGGGAAGCTGTATGGGGTTCCGGTGCGGGGAACCGTGGCCCATTCCTACATCATGTCCTTCTCGTCGCTGGCGGAGGTGCAGCCCCGG ACCCTGAAGCCCCTGGACGGAGATGAGCCGGTGGATTTCCTGCCCCTTGCTGAGTCGTGGCTGAGGCGAGTGTGCCAGACGCTGCGGGTCCCCCACGACAGAGTGAACCACGGGGAGCTGGCTGCCTTCGTGTCGTACGCCATCGCCTTCCCCCACAACTTCCAAGGGCTGGTGGACACTTACTCCGTCATGGG GAGTGGCATCCCAAACTTCTGCGCCGTGGCGCTGGCGTTGAACCAGCTGGGATACCGCACGATAGGGATTCGCGTGGACAGCGGAGACCTCGGCAAGCAGGCGAGGGAGATTCGCCAGGTGCTCCGGACCTGCAGTGCCGA CTTCCAGGTTCCCTGGTTTGCGACCATCCCCATTGCTGTGAGCAATGACATCAGTGAAAGGAACCTGGAGGAGTTAATGCAGGAG GGGAATGAAATTGACATGATCGGAATTGGGACCAATCTGGTGACGTGCCCGCTGCAGCCCTCCCTGGACTGTGTTTACAAG CTAGTGAAGGTGAATGGCTGCCCCAAGCTGAAGCTGACTGAAGACGAAGAGAAGATGACCATCCCGGGGAGCAAGGTGGTGTACAGGCTCTCTGATGCCACTG GTCTTGCCTTTATGGATCTCATGGCATTGGAGGAGgagcccccacccagggcagggcaggaagtgGCTGTCCGCCTGctggggaggagtgaggaggcCAGGAGGGTGACTCCCATGGCCGTGGAAATCCTGCACCGCACTTACTTTAAAGATGGACAG GTTTGCCAGGCTCTTCCCGGCCTGCTGGAAATCAAGAGCCACGCGCACGCCTCTTTGAGCCTGCTCAGCCCTGCGCACAAGAGACTCCAGGACCCGGAGCCTTACCAG GTTGCTGTGACCGAGAAACTGCACTTTCTCCTCAGTGACCTGCGTCGATCCAGCCGGTGA
- the LOC128831957 gene encoding heat shock protein 30C-like — MLPLRVWLGSSAPVPRLLGPGPHSLLAQLVGDVQTHLEEMERLRHSLLLASPLLRGEGEGRRPRPSSRSLAEGAGKEPGSQAQGKDKFQLSMDVSGFSPAELMVRVDGRKLTVTGKQEKKRASEAGVCSHEYREIRRETLLPEDVNMEAVLCSLSQDGQLCIEAPHLALPAAEGRAVPISVCQGVKAGEGNLAREGKEPGSSEMETGGESEGTSPRDS, encoded by the coding sequence ATGCTCCCGCTCCGAGTGTGGCTTGGCAGCAGCGCCCCAGTGCCCAGGCtcctggggccggggccccacaGCCTCTTGGCCCAGCTGGTGGGGGACGTGCAGACGCACCTGGAGGAGATGGAGCGACTGAGACACTCCCTCCTTCTGGCTTCTCCCCTTCTCCGCGGGGAGGGCGAGGGGAGGAGGCCAAGGCCGAGCAGCCGGTCCCTGGcggagggggctgggaaggagcccGGCTCCCAGGCGCAGGGGAAGGACAAGTTCCAGCTCTCCATGGACGTGAGCGGCTTCTCCCCAGCTGAGCTGATGGTGAGAGTGGACGGGAGGAAGCTGACGGTGACGGGGAAGCAGGAGAAGAAAAGGGCGTCGGAGGCTGGAGTCTGCTCCCACGAATACAGAGAGATCCGCAGAGAAACTCTCCTGCCGGAAGACGTGAACATGGAGGCCgtgctctgctccctgtcccaggaCGGGCAGCTCTGCATCGAGGCGCCACATCTGGCCCTGCCAGCTGCAGAAGGGAGAGCCGTTCCCATCAGCGTCTGCCAGGGCGTGAAGGCAGGAGAAGGAAACCtggccagggagggaaaggagccgGGGAGCAGCGAGATGGAGACAGGAGGAGAGAGCGAGGGGACCAGCCCCAGAGATTCCTGA
- the LOC128832122 gene encoding heat shock protein 30C-like — protein sequence MLPLRVWLGSSAPVPRLLGPGPHSLLAQLVGDVQTHLEEMERLRHSLLLASPLLCGEGEGRRPRPSSRSLAEGAGKEPGSQAQGKDKFQLSMDVSGFSPAELMVRVDGRKLTVTGKQEKKTASEAGVCSHEYREIRRETLLPEDVNVEAVLCSLSQDGQLCIEAPHLALPAAERGEPVPISVVCQGVKAGEGNLATEGKEPGSSEMETGGESEGTGPRDS from the coding sequence atgCTCCCGCTCCGAGTGTGGCTTGGCAGCAGCGCCCCAGTGCCCAGGCtcctggggccggggccccacaGCCTCTTGGCCCAGCTGGTGGGGGACGTGCAGACGCACCTGGAGGAGATGGAGCGACTGAGACACTCCCTCCTTCTGGCTTCTCCCCTTCTCTGCGGGGAGGGCGAGGGGAGGAGGCCGAGGCCGAGCAGCCGGTCCCTGGcggagggggctgggaaggagcccGGCTCCCAGGCGCAGGGGAAGGACAAGTTCCAGCTCTCCATGGACGTGAGCGGCTTCTCCCCAGCTGAGCTGATGGTGAGAGTGGACGGGAGGAAGCTGACGGTGACGGGGAAGCAGGAGAAGAAAACGGCGTCGGAGGCTGGAGTCTGCTCCCACGAATACAGAGAGATCCGCAGAGAAACTCTCCTGCCGGAAGACGTGAACGTGGAGGCCgtgctctgctccctgtcccaggaTGGGCAGCTCTGCATCGAGGCGCCACATCTGGCCCTGCCAGCTGCAGAAAGGGGAGAGCCTGTTCCCATCAGCGTCGTCTGCCAGGGGGTGAAGGCAGGAGAAGGAAACCTGGCCACGGAGGGAAAGGAGCCGGGGAGCAGTGAGATGGAGACAGGAGGAGAGAGCGAGGGGACCGGCCCCAGAGATTCCTGA
- the LOC128831921 gene encoding heat shock protein 30C-like, with amino-acid sequence MLPLRVWLGSSAPVPRLLGPGPHSLLAQLVGDVQTHLEEMERLRHSLLLASPLLRGEGEGRRPRPSSRSLAEGAGKEPGSQAQGKDKFQLSMDVSGFSPAELMVRVDGRKLTVRGKQEKKTASEAGVCSHEYREIRRETLLPEDVNVEAVLCSLSQDGQLCIEAPHLALPAAEGRAVPISVCQGVKAGEGNLAREGKEPGSSEMETGGESEGTSPRDS; translated from the coding sequence atgCTCCCGCTCCGAGTGTGGCTTGGCAGCAGCGCCCCAGTGCCCAGGCtcctggggccggggccccacaGCCTCTTGGCCCAGCTGGTGGGGGACGTGCAGACGCACCTGGAGGAGATGGAGCGACTGAGACACTCCCTCCTTCTGGCTTCTCCCCTTCTCCGCGGGGAGGGCGAGGGGAGGAGGCCGAGGCCGAGCAGCCGGTCCCTGGcggagggggctgggaaggagcccGGCTCCCAGGCGCAGGGGAAGGACAAGTTCCAGCTCTCCATGGACGTGAGCGGCTTCTCCCCAGCTGAGCTGATGGTGAGAGTGGACGGGAGGAAGCTGACGGTGAGGGGGAAGCAGGAGAAGAAAACGGCGTCGGAGGCTGGAGTCTGCTCCCACGAATACAGAGAGATCCGCAGAGAAACTCTCCTGCCGGAAGACGTGAACGTGGAGGCCgtgctctgctccctgtcccaggaCGGGCAGCTCTGCATCGAGGCGCCACATCTGGCCCTGCCAGCTGCAGAAGGGAGAGCCGTTCCCATCAGCGTCTGCCAGGGCGTGAAGGCAGGAGAAGGAAACCtggccagggagggaaaggagccgGGGAGCAGCGAGATGGAGACAGGAGGAGAGAGCGAGGGGACCAGCCCCAGAGATTCCTGA